Sequence from the Calidithermus timidus DSM 17022 genome:
GACGAGCAGCCTTCGGGTGGCCATCACCCATCCCCTCTCCCCCGCCGACAACGCCCCACCTTTGGCCCGGCTCGAGATCCGCAACCAGGGGGTTGCCACCAGCGGACACACCTGGCGGGGACGGCACCTCTTCGATCCCCGCACTGCCCGGCCCGTAGCCCGCATTGCCCAGGCCACCGCCTTGGCCCCCGACGCCGCCACCGCCGACGTGCTGGCTACAGCCTTTTGCGTGCTCGAGCCGGAAGAAAGCCTGGCTTTGGCCGAGGAGCTCCGGGTGGGATGCTTGCTGGTGGACAGCCAAGGCAAGATTTTCAGCAACCCCTGCTTCGACAAGCAATGCACCCAACGACTTCAGGAGGTCACACTATGAAACACCGCATCAGCCGCAGAAGTTTTATCTACCGCGCCACCGGCCTGGCCCTCAGCCTCTGGGCGGGGCGCAGCCTGGCCCAAGCCCCCAAGCTTCCTGCCGGGATGAAGCTGAATATCGCTTTTGAGATCGTGGCCCCCGGTGGCTTCCGCTACCGCCCGCCTTACGTGGCGGTATGGATCGAAAACGCCCAGGGCCTGCCCCTGCGCACCCTGGCGGTCTGGTTTGAGCAGTCTGGCAAGGGCCTGCGCTGGCTCAACGAACTCAAACGCTGGTACCGCAACAACGAGCCCACCGAGGCCGTCTCGGGTCCCACCCGACTGCCGGGACGCTACACCCTGAGCTGGGACGGCAAGGACGAGAAGGGTAACCTCGTCGCCCAGGGCGATTACTACGTCTGCGTCGAGATGGCCCGCGAGCACGGCCCCTACGAGCTCTTCCGCGAGAAGGTCACGCTGGCTCAAACCCCCTTCAAACGCAGCTACAGCGTGGCCAGCGAACTCAAGGAGGTGACCCTGAGCTATGACAAGCAGGGCTGAGCGCATTCCCCAAAAAACACACAAGCCCTTGCGCTCGAGGCTCTATGCCTTGGCCCGCTGGCTGCACCTGTACGCTTCCATGCTGAGCCTGCTGGTGGTGCTCTTCTTCGCCGCCACCGGCATCACCCTCAATCACCCCGAGTGGAC
This genomic interval carries:
- a CDS encoding DUF2271 domain-containing protein, giving the protein MKHRISRRSFIYRATGLALSLWAGRSLAQAPKLPAGMKLNIAFEIVAPGGFRYRPPYVAVWIENAQGLPLRTLAVWFEQSGKGLRWLNELKRWYRNNEPTEAVSGPTRLPGRYTLSWDGKDEKGNLVAQGDYYVCVEMAREHGPYELFREKVTLAQTPFKRSYSVASELKEVTLSYDKQG